GTTCTGAGAGAAACTAAATATGCTTGAAGAGATACAGTTGCTTTTAAGTGATCATTACAATTCTCTGGGCAATATATAACCATCTCTTGTTATGCAAACCACTCAGAAAtgtaactaaaatatttttacttttttccacTCTTGACTGTGGAGAGTGCAGAGCATTGCATTGCTTGTTGCAGCTTTTATTTCATTGCTATATTGTCTGATTCTTTTGTACCTAGCCAAGTTGCTTTCAGAAAGACCTGTTTCGAGGTATATTACCCATGTAATTTGACAGgctaaataatattattattaagtAATAAAAACAACTGGAGttgcttttaatatttaaaaggGAACAAATCATAGAATGCAAACTTTTTTGGTATGAAGTGAATTGATTTTTGGtagtttttcaatattttaggttttccttttataattAAGTTGATGATACTTGGGTTTTATCTGCATTTGCAGAACCCAGAAATGAGTGAAATTTTGTGCATATAATATGTATAGATTTAATAAAAGTAGATTTTGTGATAAGAATACAAAGTGTGGTTTAGAGGATTGTAATCAAGCAGGACCAGAGTGCATTGTCCCAGTAGAATATCCAGATGAATTCTGTTAAAAGTTTGTATATGAGACCTTCAGTAATTGGTTTTGTCTGGTTCATTTATACTCAGTCAGCATTTCCAACCAGCAAAATAGAGAGTACTGAGCAATGTGCTGCTCTGTCTCCAGAAAGAATCTTCTTTTTAAAGGGAATTCCTTTTGCTGTCAGAAAATTCAGTCTGCCAGAAGGCAGTGATGATTTTTTGCAGATGTCACAATAGTTTACTGTTCAGTTTCTAAGCTGACATAGACGAATGTAATGTTTGagtttaatgaaaaatgttttgactAAAAGCATTtaccacatttttttcttgtcagaaCAAACCTGTGATGGCATTTGGACTGGTAGCAATTAGCCTCTGTGTGGCCTACCTTGGTTATTTGCATGCAACAGCAGAGAATAAAAAGGACCTCTACGAAGCAATCGACAGTGAGGGGTCCAGATACATGAGGAGGAAAACTTCCAAGTGGGATTGAGAATGTAAGAAAGGAAATCAGTAAATCACTCACAGAACTTTTCCAGGCAActactgtttttttctctttcccttgaAATTATGGAGAAATGTCTTGCTTGCTATTTAATCCAATTCAATCCTTTATAAAATGTTGTGCCTGTACAAATAAACTGCAGTAAAGAtacatctgaaaataaaagtgattttaaGAATTGCCCTCTGTGATCTCCACAGAGATCTTTGTCACCAGACATGAAATCACTTTGAACCCCCAAATCAGTGCTGGTAAATGCCTTAGAAACTGACATGATAATTCAGCTTTCTCTTTGCTCTGATTAAATGAAGTCAGGggtttatctttctttttttttaaacagaatgaATAATATATTGTCTTTGAGAAGAAAAGTAGATATCTTGATCTGTTGATAACAGTGGTGcaagtaaattaattttaaggcAAGGAAGATCTGATAAAACAATTGCTCACCAGTTTTATTTCATAAAGGAAACTGTAAAATACTGGCCAAAATAATCCTTGGATGCTTAATGTACTCTTccttacaaataaaaaaaggtaaatcAGTAGCCAAATAGAGAAAAAGTGAAACAAGTACATCTGTTAAGAGAAAGGTAGGAGGAACTCAGCCATTATCTTTCCTGTTTGGCACCAAATGACAGATCAGTGAGCTTGCTGGCTTCAGTCTGCCAGTTGATAGCTTCAGCTCCAGCTTGGCCAGAGCATGTGCAATATTCTTGACTAGTCAGCATGACTGGTTTTATTTCAACTGCAttcaaaaatttcatttctctatATTGCAAAGTACATTATATGATGTTAATTTATTGCAGAACTCAGAATAAGGAATGGAAAGTCTAAAATCCCCAGGTACTTTTGTGAGTGTGGCTGGAGGGTGGGTGGGCATTGTGGTGTTTCCTAGCACGTGTGGTGGTCCCTTGTGAGCCTTTAGCAAACTGTACAGGCAGGTGTCTTCCTGTTCCAGCACTGAGTCCTTCTCCCATGAGCTTCCCAGCTGCTTCTGGGTGCCTGATGTCTCCAGACAGTGTCCCATTAACCAGACTCCAGAACATGTGGTGGGAGGACACATTCCAGGCTATGACCTGTTTCTACCATGGATCCTTACTATTGTTATATTGCAGCTTTCCATTCAGTTTCTTGTATTTGCAGACCCAACAAGAGCTCCCAGGGCGCTGAGACCTCTTTGTCGACCCTCTTCCAACCAAGGTGGCTTCTGTCAGGCCAGAGAAGGAACCTGCAGGAACTCCTGCTTTACCATTCTGGGAGTTGCTTTGGGTTTTATCAAAAGATTTTGGTACTGAAGATAAAAAAGGTGACTGGCTGCCTTGAGGGACAGCAGTTGCACCATGGGatttctctgtgtctctctctgtccttcactTTGAATCTGTGAGTTTACTCCTGTTCTTGTTTTATAGTTAACTGTATCTTAAATTCAGCGGGGCTTTGGTTAAACTGCCTCCTTCCTGAGAAGGGAAGTGAGTTCTACCTataataaagctttttttttttttttttttttgtaaaaggGATGTTTTTGCAGCCTTTAAAAGCAGATTCCTCTCTGGGAGCCTGCTGCCCTACAACAGCAAGGTTCCTGGGCAAATCTAAGTTTGCAGGTGAGGAAACTACTTGCCTTTTCATTTGTGAAGGAATTTCCTGGTGAAATGATCAAATATTCAGGACTCTCACCTGCTGTGCATATcctgcagaatatttttttaatgtttgtgaaGGATCTTTAGAATAAatctgttcttttaaaaatggttGCACAGGATTTTAGCTCTTTTCAGTTCATTAAAATGCACAGGTCTCATATGTATGCATGAATTTGACTACATTATTCCCAAATCAGTGCTACAAGTAagtatttttatctgtttttctaTAGGCTTCTGGAATACATGCTTTGATCCTCTGCAGATGTCTGCAGATGAATTGAAAGCCCATTCTCTTATTTGAGAATAAtgcaagatttgtgttctcaagaTTTTCAGTTATGTTTTGTGAAGTGAATATGGATCTGGCAGTTactggggaaaagaaagcaggaCTGGAGGCATAAAAGATAATAGACTGACCTGGACAGGGTGTAGGCATGTACCAGTGACACTTCCTACAAAAGCTGTCTGAGATAGGGCCTCTTTAATGTTGGCTGGACTCAAATCCTGTTGACCAGGTTACTTCAGAACTGTGAGGTTGAAGGGAGAATGGATATTTAAATTTGTCCTTTTATTTCTTGCGCAGCTGTTGTACAGATAACTCTTAATGATACacaatttatatataaaaaagagaTAGAGCATTGCAAATACAGAGAGGTATGTGGTAGGTTAATAAATGTTACAGTATTAGCACAAGCATTTGCTGTTTTAAGTTCCTGATTTTTATCATAAGAACAATGTGTGTATAGggattaaagggaaaaaaccccacccaaacaaaactattttGATACCAAAATTTGTTTGCTCAGTTCTGAAAGCGTGACACTCCTTATGTGTCTGGAGAACAAACACACAGCACCAGTGTAGtttcttttgttctgtgtttttcaaTTTCAGTCTTCAGTATAGTCATAATTATAAGGGATGATAACTGGCTTGACAAAAACTATGagtcaaaattatttcctgggCAGAGACTCTGCAGTTTTTGCCAGTTCCTTACTGTCTGCTGACTTTCACATCTTTTACCAAGAACAGCAACAAAATGCTATGATTAAAATATCCAAAACTGTAGCTGTTGTACTGTTCCTGAGATCTCCTTAGACAATATGATGTGAATGATACTTGTTGGTattcaacaacaaaaagcaattAAACAATTAAAGGGCCAAAGCCTACTGTGATGCTGCTTAACTATTACCAGGGAAAGTTAGTTCTTTGTGGGTGAAACCAGCCCTTGCCCAGTAACAGTTGCTACATATGAAGCTGCATTCAGGCTGGAAAGGGTCACTTCATGAAACCCTCCCTTATCACCTGTCTCCTGGCTGTTACTGAATTGTCAGAATGTTTAAATCCTAATTTGAAAGCAAACGTTTCAGCTAACTTGGTGAACAGTTGCCaatgatttttctccttttaccaGCTTGTGTGTTTTCAACAGTAAGTTTTGCCTGCAAATGAGATCTGTCAGGAGTAGAGTTCTGACACTCTAGTAACTATTACAGAATGACACTGGAACATCACAATGATTAGAAGTTCTGATCTGGATTCCTTTGTTGTGCTGTGTGTTCAAAAAGGGTACCACCACCTCCCAGCGCTGCTTTTGATCAGATTCAGGAGTATAAACCTTCCAGAACACAGCATTAAACTCATTGTAAGATACTGGGAAAGTTAATTTAtgaaattcctttcttttattgCAATCTGAGATTTAGGAAAACCCCAAGTCCTCTTGCTTCTATGTGTTCTGGCCAGTCATGAATGCATTTACATCTCAGAAAGAAAGAGCTGCTGCATATTAGTAACTCCAGTATgttcaggaaggaaaaaggtCAGCTGTTCTGCAGTGCATGAAGCATTCTGAGTTGGGCATAATGAAGTGTGAAAGGCAAAGGAGCTGCAAGACCATtaacaaatgttttctgaagCTCAAGTACTTAGGTAAGAACTATGTTTGATTTAACATTTGCACAGATCTTCCCATCATCCTTCaacaggacacagctgggacattTAATCCTGAATCTCACCTCCTTACACCTGATTCTGGCTCCTGACCTTAGACTGAAGCTCTCTTGAGGTTTGATTTTTTCATGACATACCACAATGATAACCTCAGTGGTGAAGGGCTCATGGTAGCATTCCTATGTTTGAGGATCTAGGAAGAATCTGAAGTATATGCTGTGTCTGACTGTCTTAGAAGTTTCTGATCAGCAGTGTAAAGTTTTGCAGAAATCACGTGGTGCGtggttttttaatgtgtgttgTGAAGAGGAACGTTTGGTTTCTGATTTAAGCAATATGAAGAGTTTATCCATGTCCTgagagccctggcagcagggtgagtgCCATGCATGCCTGGGGGCATGAAGCTTCAGCCTTGCATTGACACTCACAGTGTGAAACACACCCAGAAGGCCAGAGGcctttttcaattattttctcttcGCTGCTTGATAAAATGGACAGGGGAAGAGCTGTGTCATCAAGGCACAACATGCTTTCACTTCTGTGGAAACAGCCAGCATGACAGAACTGAGTGCTTGTCAACCAAGATTGTAACtctgaataataataaataagtttagtttggattttgggggcttttttaaTGCTTGCCATAGCCAGGACCTTTATTCACCTGAGAGTTGAGCTCTAGTGCCAGAAGAAGTACTTAGCCTGAAAAATGACTGGCTTTGTGCTTGATGAGATGTGAGCTTGAGCTGGCTGGATTTTTAATTCACTTTCAGAACATTTCACTACCTTTTTTTATTGCATGAAGTTTATGGACTTCATTGTAAGTTCATTGTCAGGCCTTGTTTCATGATTAGGTACATTTCCTAAGGGCAATAAAGTGCAGGCTTAACTTTAAATCTGTCCTGAAGGTTTGTGTCCATCAAAGCTAGGAAAGTGTATAACAGATTGGCTGGCTCTGGACCCTAagtgaggagaaggaaaactgcCAACATCCATATATTCCTAAATGAAGCATGCCAACTGTAGGTTTATGTTTCTCTATATGCTTGACTCATGCTTTATATGGCTTTTTGGATATCTGAGAAAAGACTGAAGTACACAAAGAGCTCCTTCTGGATCTGAGCCTTCCTGCTTTCTGCACCACTTCAGGGCTTTTCACTGCCGAGCACCCGAGTGCTCCTCTGGCAGGCGTTACTCAGCGCGTCTGACACCTGCCGGCCGTGGTCTTGCAGCCTCCCACCGGATGATGAACGGCTCACAGAGAATTGCTGGAGTGTTTGCattggaattttattttatacaagTTTCTAAATAGCTGTCTGTTTATACTGCAGGCAGTCAGAGCAAGGCACTTGGCATCtgaagaggaaaagcagggaggTTTACAGTGGTCTTAAGTTTTCAGCAGAGTTCATTCCATTTTATGGAGCTGTTTTCCAAGGGAGCTCTCTCTCTTGCTGTCATAATATCTGCTGACAGTAGTTGGCAGAATCTTAGTTCCTCGTGTTTAACCATTCAGTTACTTGGGATAAGAGTGTTACATATTTTCATAGACCTGAGTGCTCAGGATTTGAGTGTGTACCATTTGCCCTGATAATATTGGCTCCAGGGACTAAGGGCTGGGGAGAATTCCCAGGTGGAGAATTCTATAGCTGAAACAAAATAAGAGACAGATATAATTGAAGTAATTGCACGTTTTATATTTGTTGGCATTTGTTTCTTGCAATTATCTTGAAAGGTGTGTTAACCTTAGTGAGCTAAGTGCTAACTAACAGTGAACTTGGACAGCTGGTAGTGGAAAATTTATTCATCATCTGTCTAAGCAAACACATCAGCTCATGAGTGATTGAAGTGGGGTTTTAAGTGTAGGATAGTTCAAAGTCCATCACTCCACCAAACTAAGAAGTGAGGACAGTGAAGTCACTGCTTTCTTGTGGAACAGTTTAATTCATATAAAATACTTCAAACAGATGTTTGGCACACTGGCACTATTTCTGACTGACATGTCTGTAAAGCCTTTCCTCTGAATTATGGAAGCTCTGTGGATAACTGACATTCCATGTTCATTTCCCTCTTACATCCATgctgaaaaaatccaaacttcATGTTCACAGTTGTCTAATTAAATGCATTAACTGCACAGAACACGCTGTTTGCATGcatgtgtctctgtgtgttAGGCAACATAAGGGGCAATTCCGCAGGCTGCATGTTAGAAAACCAAGATAATGTTGAAGTGGTTCAACTTCCCTTGAACAAACAATTCAATAGGTTCTCTTACACTGATAGCTAGGGAGATTTGTTAGTTCTTCTCTACTAGGGAGGGCATAATATAATCATCATTCTGCAATGCCTTACTGATCACATGGAAGGAAGAAGTCACTCTGTCTTAAAGGGTTAGCCCACTTCTTATCTGGGATACAGTGGCAGGGACTGATACAAACCCTGGGTGCTACAGGAATAGATGTTGTCTGTGGTGGACCTTAGTCCCTGGCACCTCATTCATCCAGACAAGACCAAGGGTCCTGGTGAGTGCAAATCCCAGGCCTTTCTTGATCTACAGCCTTTGGAGGCATATTTGGAGACAGGCATCAGGAGCTTCAGATCTGGCCAGCTGTGTCTACATATCCATGCTGCTGGCACGCTCTGGGAGGGACTTACTCAGCAGTGTGTGCATGGCTTATACAGCTCATAACAGTCTGTCAGACCCTGGCATTGCTTCTCATTGCTTcttgggaagggaaaaacattttgttgtaCTGCTTTCAAGTGTTAAGTTGAAGGTGCGTTTGTTCCACTTAGAAACAGCATGTCCTCTTAGGTCTGTGTGCTTGGTTTTGGAGAGATGAAAGAAGCCACAGCTTGGCCTAAATGAGTAGCTTGGTAATGTAGATAAATAGACAAGATAGCAAGCAGTAGGACTGCTATGGCATCTGGAGGGCTATTCACCATGGACACTATTTGGTAtttcaaggaaatattttagcaaGTAAAGTAACTAAGTGCGatttaagagatttttttttccccttgtagTTGTACTCACTGCGCAATATTAATTATGATTGACTGgcatgttaaaaaaaaggacatttcaTATTCTTTAGATTTCTGCATGCCAGGTACTGTGAGTACATGAGCTACTGGTAGCTAAAAAAAATTGTGGGCTCACACATCCAAGCAAGCCTTCTATTGCATGAAACAGAGACAGCATGTGTTTGTTGGCTTGATTTTGTTCCTGTTTGAGAAGTATTGCAGCATAAGAAGTAACACTACCCTTGTTACTTGCAACTCTGATTCTGAGGGAGTCATTCTTTATGACTGTTATGTCTGAATGATGCAAATAAAGAATCTTTCAGATAACATGTGGACGCTCGAGTGCCAGTGATGGCACATATTGACAGCAGAGTGCGTGAGACAAAGCCTAGAATGGGGAGCTGTAATGTTGCAGTGAATAATACAGAAAGCAGGATTTCTCTATTAGTCATTCAGGAGATGTCTGATAATTgccagaaaataccacagtcTTAGGAACAGTCAGACATTCTCTCTAAGGCAGTGTTGTGGAAGACTGAAAAGTGGATTGTCTAATTACTGTAGCTGAGCAGCTGAACTAGTAGAGAGCTGTGGAGTATGGCT
Above is a genomic segment from Zonotrichia leucophrys gambelii isolate GWCS_2022_RI chromosome 3, RI_Zleu_2.0, whole genome shotgun sequence containing:
- the SMIM8 gene encoding small integral membrane protein 8 isoform X2 produces the protein MPSTKPPNENETPTERKPGLRSVQTTMLFRAVNPELFIKPNKPVMAFGLVAISLCVAYLGYLHATAENKKDLYEAIDSEGSRYMRRKTSKWD